From Rattus rattus isolate New Zealand chromosome 17, Rrattus_CSIRO_v1, whole genome shotgun sequence, the proteins below share one genomic window:
- the LOC116886577 gene encoding DNA-directed RNA polymerases I, II, and III subunit RPABC5-like → MIIPVRCFTCGKIVSNKWEAYLGLLQAEYTEGDALDALGLKRYCCRRMPLAQVDLIEKLLNYAALEK, encoded by the coding sequence ATGATCATCCCAGTTCGCTGCTTCACCTGCGGGAAGATCGTGAGTAACAAATGGGAAGCCTACCTGGGTCTGCTGCAGGCGGAGTACACGGAGGGGGATGCCCTGGATGCTCTGGGCCTGAAGCGTTACTGCTGCCGCCGCATGCCGCTCGCACAAGTGGACCTGATTGAGAAACTGCTGAACTATGCAGCCCTAGAGAAGTGA